In Drosophila nasuta strain 15112-1781.00 chromosome 2R, ASM2355853v1, whole genome shotgun sequence, a single genomic region encodes these proteins:
- the LOC132785553 gene encoding arrestin domain-containing protein 3-like has protein sequence MPSECVFEFDRPVPIYYSGETINGRISLTTTSAKSVNVVYILFEGQGKVHWEKRRSSGKNSYTEHFRSFESYFNNRTNVFGEGELPPGTHTYTFCIPLPLECPTSCVERYGKISYEVSLVVDRPWRFNNVFKRPITVLQTYNLNMYADLLLPLKNEDVKYLCCWPCSAGPIISTLTIPFGGYAPGQKINYTLCIDNQSNGNDLEGIKITLLQKYIFRATSPRQKFKEHINALATESQDQRVLRLSKREINASLLIPPVPPSTRSNRIINIYYSILMTIRTGACHKASEIEIPITIGTIPLAQSAVNPATAAQWIPQTPDTPAGAAADLPPSYDNCRPPSFETSTHIGEKFIDTEVNEHHRTDDFIPHYPMYTNFSAPTAPPPETSDAPLLQQPHNPSANSQFN, from the exons ATGCCGTCAGAATGCGTTTTTGAATTCGATCGACCCGTTCCGATTTACTACAGCGGCGAAACAATCAATGGGCGCATATCGTTAACAACCACAAGCGCCAAGTCTGTAAATG TGGTGTACATTCTCTTTGAGGGTCAAGGAAAGGTTCATTGGGAGAAGCGTCGGAGTAGTGGCAAAAACTCATATACGGAACATTTTCGAAGCTTCGAGTCATACTTCAACAATAGGACCAATGTTTTCGGAGAAGGAGAATTGCCACCAGGAACCCACACTTATACGTTCTGCATTCCCCTCCCACTGGAATGCCCGACATCTTGTGTGGAAAGGTATGGCAAGATTTCCTATGAGGTATCACTCGTTGTTGATCGTCCCTGGCGATTCAATAATGTTTTCAAACGACCGATAACGGTCCTTCAGACTTATAATCTCAACATGTACGCTGATCTGTTG CTACCGTTGAAAAATGAGGACGTTAAGTATTTGTGCTGCTGGCCTTGTTCGGCGGGTCCTATTATATCTACTTTAACAATACCTTTTGGCGGCTATGCTCCTGGTCAGAAGATTAACTATACACTGTGCATTGACAATCAGTCAAATGGCAATGATCTAGAGGGTATCAAAATAACCCTTTTgcagaaatatatattcagaGCAACATCACCCCGTCAGAAATTTAAGGAGCATATAAATGCTCTGGCCACTGAGAGTCAAGATCAACGAGTGCTCCGTCTATCGAAACGCGAAATAAATGCTAGCTTACTTATTCCACCAGTGCCACCCTCTACACGATCCAATcgaataataaacatatattattcaattttaatgacCATCAGGACAGGTGCATGCCACAAAGCTTCTGAAATCGAAATACCTATCACAATCGGTACAATACCTTTGGCCCAAAGTGCTGTGAATCCCGCTACTGCGGCTCAATGGATACCTCAAACTCCAGATACTCCTGCTGGAGCAGCCGCCGATTTGCCTCCAAGCTACGACAACTGCA GGCCGCCATCATTCGAGACATCTACGCATATTGGAGAGAAGTTCATCGATACGGAAGTTAATGAGCATCATCGTACTGATGATTTCATACCTCACTATCCCATGTATACAAATTTTTCTGCTCCTACGGCTCCTCCTCCAGAAACATCAGATGCGCCCTTATTACAACAACCTCATAATCCCAGTGCAAATTCTCAGTTTAATTAA